A genomic stretch from Halobellus sp. LT62 includes:
- a CDS encoding RAD55 family ATPase encodes MRIPSGVSGFDHLIQGGFLPERLYVLSGPPGSGKTTFTAQFVAEGLRNGENCLYITMHESRGELVDDMSSFEFGFETLAASEQFRFVNLANKKGKRLLNQFSQSGSPSSVQGLTDKVVAFVNSREIDRLVIDSTMLLELFFTDGEDEMARFLTALKDCDATTLLISEMTDPSAYADEHFLAHGVVFFHNYLEATGMTRGIQVVKMRGTDIDCDIRSLRFTDEGLTVDPTKRVDF; translated from the coding sequence CGGATTCCGAGCGGCGTCAGCGGGTTCGATCACCTCATCCAAGGTGGGTTTCTCCCGGAACGGCTGTACGTACTGTCAGGCCCGCCGGGAAGCGGCAAGACGACGTTCACCGCGCAGTTCGTCGCCGAGGGACTCCGAAACGGCGAGAACTGCCTGTACATCACGATGCACGAATCCAGAGGTGAACTCGTCGACGACATGTCGAGCTTCGAGTTCGGGTTCGAGACGCTCGCGGCCTCCGAGCAGTTCCGCTTCGTCAACTTGGCGAACAAGAAGGGCAAGCGGCTGTTGAATCAGTTCTCACAGAGCGGCTCCCCCTCCAGCGTCCAAGGGCTGACCGACAAGGTCGTCGCGTTCGTGAACTCCAGAGAGATCGATCGGCTCGTCATCGACTCGACGATGCTTCTCGAACTGTTTTTCACCGACGGCGAGGACGAGATGGCGCGGTTTCTGACGGCGTTGAAAGACTGCGACGCGACGACGCTTCTCATCTCGGAGATGACCGATCCGAGCGCCTACGCCGACGAGCACTTCCTCGCACACGGGGTCGTCTTCTTCCACAACTACCTCGAGGCGACCGGAATGACCCGCGGGATACAGGTCGTGAAGATGCGCGGCACAGACATCGACTGCGACATCCGATCGCTCCGGTTCACCGACGAGGGCCTCACCGTCGATCCGACGAAACGCGTGGACTTCTGA